TGAGCGCCATGGCGGTCTACGGCGTGCTGACCGCCGCCTGGAGCAGCAACAACAAGTGGTCCATCCTCGGGGGGATGCGGGCCAGCGCGCAGATGGTCAGCTACGAGATCGCCATGAGCCTGGCGGTGGCCACGCTCTTCATGCGGGCCGGGGCCTTCGACCCCCACGAGATCATCCGGGCCCAGGCCCACCTCTGGAACGTCTTCCCCCAGATCCTGGGTTTCCTGGTCTTCTTCACCTGCATGTTCGCCGAGACCAACCGGCTGCCCTTCGACTTCGCCGAAGGCGAGTCCGAGATCGTGGCGGGGCACTTCACCGAGTACGGCTCCATGAAGTTCGCCCTGATGTTCCTCTCCGACTATGTCCACATGGTGACGGCCTCGGCCCTCATCGTGACTCTCTACTTCGGCGGCTGGCAGGTGCCCTTCGTGAGCGACCCCAGTGTCCTGGCCTCAATCATCTCCTTCGGGATCAAACTCCTCTTCTTCTGCTGGGTCTTCGTCTGGATCCGCTGGACCCTGCCCCGCTTTAGATATGATCAATTAATGAACGCCGGTTGGAAGGTGATGCTCCCCATCGCCATGGTCAACTTCCTCCTCCACGCCTGGCTGATGTTCCGGGGGGCCTGAGATGGGTGTCATCGTCAAGGAGGTCAGACTCAGCTGGCTCGACCGCACCTATGTCTGGCCGGTGCTCAAGGGCATGGCCATCACCTTGCGCCACTTCCTCAGGCAGCTGGCCACCCCGACCTCCCGCCGCTACACCCTTCAGTACCCCGAGATGAAGAAGGAGATGCCCGAGGGCTACCGGGCCCTCCATGAGCTCAAGCGCTTCGAGGACGGCAGCATCAAGTGTGTGGCCTGCTTCATGTGCGCCGAGGCCTGCCCGGCCCGCTGCATCACCATCGAAGCGGAGGAGTACTCCGACCTCAACCTCACCCAGGGCTCCAAGGAGAAGCGCCCGGTGCGCTTCGAGATCGACCTCCTGCGCTGCATCTTCTGCGGCATGTGCGAGGAAGCCTGCCCCAAGGACGCCATCTGGCTCCGGAAAGACTACGAACTCGTGGGCACGGACCGGGAGCCCCTGCGCTACGGGAAGTGGGACCTCATGAACACCTATGCGGCAGCGGACGGGAAGCCGGTCCTCAGCACCGATCCCACCCCGGCCACCCCCAGCCGGAAGGAGGGTCCATGTTCCTGATCTTCGCCCTCATCACCCTGGGCGGTGCCCTGGCCATGTTCCGAAGCCGGAACCTGGTGGTGGCCGGGCTCTGTCTGGTGCTGACCTTCCTGGGTGTCGCCGGGCTCTACCTCATGATGGCCAACCCGGTGGCGGCGGCCCTCCAGGTCATCGTCTACGCCGGCGCCATCGTGGTGCTGCTCCTCTTCGTCATCATGCTCCTGGAGCACCACGCGGAAGAGCCGGCGGACCACACCCGCCCCATCCACCGCTGGATCAGCGCCCTGGCGGTGGCCATCGTGGGTGCCGCGGCCTGCTGGGCCGTGCTCCGCAGTCCGGCCCTCCACACCCTGGGAAGTGCTCCTCTCAAGGGCCCGGTGGACCTCAAGCTGGTGGGGGCGACCCTCTTCCAGGATCACCTAGTATCCTTTGAAGCCGCTGGGCTGCTCCTGCTCGCCGCCATGGTCGGAGCCGTGGCCCTTGTGAAGAAGGAGCTCTGATGCCCCCCGTCCTCCTTCACGGCAGCCTTCAGGGTTTCATCCTCATCGCCCTGCTGCTCTTCGTCATCGGCTTGGCCACCGTCCTGATCCGCCGCTCCCTGCTCCTGCAGTTCATGGGGGTTGAGCTCATGCTCAACGCCGCCAATGTGGCCCTGCTGGCCTTCTCCCGCTACCGGGGGGATGTCCACGGCACGGTCTTCTACCTCTTCATCATCGCCGTCGCGGCCTGCGAGGCGGCGGTGGGGCTCGCCTTGGTGGTGGCCCTCTTCCGCCACCGGGGCACCACCGACTCCGACCGCGCCGACGCGCTCCGGCAGTGAGGAACCGATGAACGCAATGCCCTGGCTCATCCCCCTCCTCCCCCTCGCAGGCGCGTGCGCCAACGGACTCCTGGTCGGCCGGATCGGCAAACGTGCCGTCGCCGTCCTCGGCGTGGGGGTGGTGGCCATCTCCTTCGTCCTGACCCTGATCTGCTTCCTGGCGGCCCGCCAGGATCCGGACTGCCGACTGGCCAGCTTCAGCTTCACCTGGTTGCAGACGGGATCCCTCTCCGTCCCCATGGGCCTGGTCTTCGATCCCCTCTCCTCCCTGATGGCCCTGGTGGTCACCGGCATCGGCACCCTCATCCACCTTTACTCTGTGGGCTACATGTGGGAAGAGGAGGGCTTCGGCCGCTTCTTCGCCTACCTGAACCTCTTCATCTTCTTCATGCTCTGCCTGGTGCTGGGGAGCAGCCTCCCCTTCCTCTTCGTGGGCTGGGAGGGCGTGGGCCTCTGCTCCTATCTGCTCATCGGCTTCTACTTCAAAACCGAAACTGCCGCTGCGGCAGGGCTCAAGGCCTTCCTGACCAACCGGGTGGGCGACCTGGGCGTGATCATCGGCATGATGGTGCTCTTCAAACACTTCGGCACCCTGACCGTGGCCGACCTGCTGCGGGCCGCGGCCCACCTGTCGCCGGAGGCGGGCTTCGGGGTCCTCAGCTTCGCCACCCTCATGCTCTTCGTGGGCGCCTGCGGCAAGAGCGCCCAGATCCCCCTCTACGTCTGGCTGCCGGATGCCATGGCGGGCCCCACCCCGGTCAGTGCCCTCATCCATGCCGCCACCATGGTCACCGCGGGCATCTTCATGGTCTGCCGCCTGGCCCCCCTCTTCCAGCTCGCCCCCATCACCCTCACGGTGATCGCCTGGGTGGGCGGGCTCACGGCCCTCTTCGCAGCCACCATCGGACTGGTGCAGCGGGACATCAAGAAGGTCCTGGCCTACTCCACGGTCTCCCAGCTGGGCTACATGGTGATGGCCCTGGGTGCCGGGGGCTTCGCCGCGGGATTCTTCCATGTCTTCACCCACGCCTGGTTCAAGGCCCTCCTCTTCCTGGGGGCGGGCAGCGTGATCCTGGGCCTCCACCACGAACAGGACCTGTTCAGGATGGGGGGGCTGCGGAAGCGTATGCCGCTAACCTTCTGGACCATGCTGCTGGCTGCCCTGGCCATCATGGGCTTCCCAGGATTCTCCGGCTTCTTCAGCAAGGACGAGATCCTCTACCTGGCCTGGCTGAAACACCCCGCCCTCTGGGTCATCGGCGTCGCCGCCGCCTGCTGCACCAGCTTCTACATCTGGCGCCTCATGGCCCTCACCTTCTGGGGGGAGCCGCGGGATGCCCATGCCTTCGGGCATGCCCATGAGAGCCCCTGGACCATGACCCTGCCCCTGGGGATCCTGGCGGTGGGCAGCGTCCTGGCGGGCTTCCTGGGAGTCCCCGAGGCCTTCGGGGGCCACAACGCCATCGCACACTTCCTCGAACCGGCCCTGAGCTTCGCCCAGCCCCACCTGCAGGTGGAACACCACCCTGGCCCGGCCCTGCTCCTGGCCACGATCTCCACGGTCCTGGCCCTGGGCTCCGGCGCCTTCGCCTTTCTCAGCTATCGAGGGGGCCTTGCGGTGGCCACAGCCCGAGCCGCCCGCTTTCCCCTGCTCCACCGGATCCTGCTCAACAAATACTACGTGGATGAGGGCATCGAGATCCTCCTCCTCGCCCCGGTGCGGGGTCTGGGTCGCCTCCTCTGGCGAGGCGGAGATGTGCTCCTGGTGGATGGCCTGGGGGTCAACCTCCCGGCGGCCCTGACCCGGGTGGGGGGTGACCTGCTCAGCCTACTCCAGACGGGGCGGCTGCGCAGCTATGCCCTGGGCATGGTCCTGGGCACTCTGGCGATCCTCTGGATCTTCTTCAAGTAGGAGGCGCCTTGATCTCCCTTTGGCTGTCCAACCACCTCCTGAGCTTCCTGGTGTTCTTCCCGCTGGTGCTGGGACTGGTCCTGCTCTGCCTTCCCGCCAGCCAGTCCGTCGTCGCAAAGCTGTTGGGCCTCCTGGGCTCGGTGGCGGTCTTCTTCATCTGCCTCCTCAAGTTCCTGCACCTCGGCGGGCTCCCCTTCGAGGAACACCTGCCCTGGATGACCCTCTCGGGGATCCCGGTGGACTACCACCTCTCCCTGGATGGCCTGAACTTCTGGCTTGTGGTCCTGACCACCTTCCTCACCCCCCTGACCCTCCTGGGCACCTGGAACAGCCTCAAGGAGCGCAGCGGGCTCGCCACAGCCCTCTTCCTGATGCTGGAGACGGGGATGCTGGGCGCGCTCCTCGCCCAGGATCTGCTCCTCTTCTACGTCTTCTGGGAGGCCATGCTCCTTCCCATGTATTTCCTCATCGCCCTCTGGGGCGGCGAGGAGCGCCGCTACGCCTCCCTCAAGTTCATGCTCTACACCCTCGCGGGCTCCCTCCTCTGGCTGGTGGCCCTCCTCTATCTGGCCAACAAGGCCGGGAGCTTCTCCCCCGCCCTGATGGGCCAGACGGCCATGACCCTCTCCACCGGGACCCGGCACCTCCTCTTCCTGGCCTTCGCCCTGGCCTTCGCCATCAAGGTGCCCCTCTTCCCCTTTCACACCTGGCTTCCGGACGCCCACACCGAGGCCCCCACCATGGGTTCCGTGATCCTGGCGGGTGTCCTCCTCAAGCTGGGCACCTATGGCTTCCTGCGCTTCGCCCAGCCCATCTTCCCGGACTCGGCCCTCCACTACGCCCTCCCCATCGCCATCCTGTCCGTCATCGCGATCCTCTACGGAGCCCTGGTGGCCATGGTCCAGCAGGACATCAAGAAGCTGGTGGCCTACAGCTCGGTGAGCCACATGGGCTTTGTGATGCTGGGGCTCGCCAGCTTCACCCTGATCGGAACCCAGGGGGCCCTCCTCCAGATGCTCAACCACGGCATCTCCACGGGCGCCCTCTTCCTCCTTGTGGGCATGCTCTACGATCGGGCCCACACCCGCAAGCTCTCTGATTTCGGAGGAATCGCCTCGAGGATGCCCGTCTTCACCTTCTTCTTCCTGGTGGTGACCCTCAGCAGCATCGGGCTCCCCCTGACCAACGGCTTCGCCGGGGAGTTCCTGATCCTCAACGGTACCTTCACGTCCGCCTTCGGCTGGGGGAAGGCCCTGGCCTGCATCGCCACCCTGGGCGTCCTCCTGGGTGCCGTCTACATGCTCTGGATGGTCAAGCGGGCCTTCTGGGGGGCTGAGAACCCGGATCCCCACAGCGGAACCGCCCACCTGGCCCAGGACCTCAACGGACGCGAGATCGCGGTGATGGTCCCCGTGGTGATCCTGATCTTCTGGATGGGCCTCCATCCCCAGACCTTCACAGCCGTCTCGGAGCGGCCCGTGGCCCAGGCTCTGGGCCAGATCCAACCGGCCCCGGCCCAGTTGGCGGGAGTTTCCCGATGAGCCTGAACCCCAGCCAGATCTCCTCCCTCATGGCCCTGCTCGTTCCGGCGGTGGCCGCCTGCCTGCTCCCCCTGGCCTCCATCGACCGGGACCAGAGCACCCA
The sequence above is drawn from the uncultured Holophaga sp. genome and encodes:
- a CDS encoding NADH-quinone oxidoreductase subunit J yields the protein MFLIFALITLGGALAMFRSRNLVVAGLCLVLTFLGVAGLYLMMANPVAAALQVIVYAGAIVVLLLFVIMLLEHHAEEPADHTRPIHRWISALAVAIVGAAACWAVLRSPALHTLGSAPLKGPVDLKLVGATLFQDHLVSFEAAGLLLLAAMVGAVALVKKEL
- the nuoL gene encoding NADH-quinone oxidoreductase subunit L; this encodes MNAMPWLIPLLPLAGACANGLLVGRIGKRAVAVLGVGVVAISFVLTLICFLAARQDPDCRLASFSFTWLQTGSLSVPMGLVFDPLSSLMALVVTGIGTLIHLYSVGYMWEEEGFGRFFAYLNLFIFFMLCLVLGSSLPFLFVGWEGVGLCSYLLIGFYFKTETAAAAGLKAFLTNRVGDLGVIIGMMVLFKHFGTLTVADLLRAAAHLSPEAGFGVLSFATLMLFVGACGKSAQIPLYVWLPDAMAGPTPVSALIHAATMVTAGIFMVCRLAPLFQLAPITLTVIAWVGGLTALFAATIGLVQRDIKKVLAYSTVSQLGYMVMALGAGGFAAGFFHVFTHAWFKALLFLGAGSVILGLHHEQDLFRMGGLRKRMPLTFWTMLLAALAIMGFPGFSGFFSKDEILYLAWLKHPALWVIGVAAACCTSFYIWRLMALTFWGEPRDAHAFGHAHESPWTMTLPLGILAVGSVLAGFLGVPEAFGGHNAIAHFLEPALSFAQPHLQVEHHPGPALLLATISTVLALGSGAFAFLSYRGGLAVATARAARFPLLHRILLNKYYVDEGIEILLLAPVRGLGRLLWRGGDVLLVDGLGVNLPAALTRVGGDLLSLLQTGRLRSYALGMVLGTLAILWIFFK
- a CDS encoding NADH-quinone oxidoreductase subunit M — protein: MISLWLSNHLLSFLVFFPLVLGLVLLCLPASQSVVAKLLGLLGSVAVFFICLLKFLHLGGLPFEEHLPWMTLSGIPVDYHLSLDGLNFWLVVLTTFLTPLTLLGTWNSLKERSGLATALFLMLETGMLGALLAQDLLLFYVFWEAMLLPMYFLIALWGGEERRYASLKFMLYTLAGSLLWLVALLYLANKAGSFSPALMGQTAMTLSTGTRHLLFLAFALAFAIKVPLFPFHTWLPDAHTEAPTMGSVILAGVLLKLGTYGFLRFAQPIFPDSALHYALPIAILSVIAILYGALVAMVQQDIKKLVAYSSVSHMGFVMLGLASFTLIGTQGALLQMLNHGISTGALFLLVGMLYDRAHTRKLSDFGGIASRMPVFTFFFLVVTLSSIGLPLTNGFAGEFLILNGTFTSAFGWGKALACIATLGVLLGAVYMLWMVKRAFWGAENPDPHSGTAHLAQDLNGREIAVMVPVVILIFWMGLHPQTFTAVSERPVAQALGQIQPAPAQLAGVSR
- a CDS encoding NADH-quinone oxidoreductase subunit I gives rise to the protein MGVIVKEVRLSWLDRTYVWPVLKGMAITLRHFLRQLATPTSRRYTLQYPEMKKEMPEGYRALHELKRFEDGSIKCVACFMCAEACPARCITIEAEEYSDLNLTQGSKEKRPVRFEIDLLRCIFCGMCEEACPKDAIWLRKDYELVGTDREPLRYGKWDLMNTYAAADGKPVLSTDPTPATPSRKEGPCS
- the nuoK gene encoding NADH-quinone oxidoreductase subunit NuoK encodes the protein MPPVLLHGSLQGFILIALLLFVIGLATVLIRRSLLLQFMGVELMLNAANVALLAFSRYRGDVHGTVFYLFIIAVAACEAAVGLALVVALFRHRGTTDSDRADALRQ
- the nuoH gene encoding NADH-quinone oxidoreductase subunit NuoH, with protein sequence MPTLAQHLHLSPETLWLVIRVLIVFGGPMTLASLLTWVERRGAAMIQDRIGPNRAALLGRWRLLGFPQIMADGIKSFLKEDLVPPHANRLVFWAAPLLCFMPAVMGFAVIPFGRSFTSGGQTYHLSLLDPGNGMGMLYPLAVSAMAVYGVLTAAWSSNNKWSILGGMRASAQMVSYEIAMSLAVATLFMRAGAFDPHEIIRAQAHLWNVFPQILGFLVFFTCMFAETNRLPFDFAEGESEIVAGHFTEYGSMKFALMFLSDYVHMVTASALIVTLYFGGWQVPFVSDPSVLASIISFGIKLLFFCWVFVWIRWTLPRFRYDQLMNAGWKVMLPIAMVNFLLHAWLMFRGA